Proteins encoded by one window of Spirochaetaceae bacterium:
- a CDS encoding CRTAC1 family protein encodes MPRLLRRAPAARPGSLVLVALLLAAAAPARADAPVTVDSVPFAADTRECTGSFEMTPLPHYTRGPDEYVGFFESNGAGVALADMDGDGLTDIVFAGLHGPTSLLWNEGGLLFRRGELTAEHTRAVNAVDVDGDGLLDLVFTHSGGLPSWWRATPAEDAGRPAFVRKEDEEFRAWFPAYSIAWADLDSDGDLDLVGASYDAELGALSDGMVVGGGVFYYANDGSGLLTFERLGRRSHALAIRLTDLDGDGRRDILIGNDFAPPDDVFLNTPDGWTRAEPFSRTPTNTMSFAEGDVDNDGTPELLATDMKPVERNETVDAAWRPFWSDTAQLQPNDGVQVTANVFFSLADNAAGERFADRAEEVGVDATGWSWSAQFGDLDNDGFLDLYVVNGMIAAEVFSHLPGDALIEENQALRNTGAGRFAPAPEWGLNATQSGRGMSFADLDNDGDLDVVVNNLSAVSMLFENRLCTGAALEVELHWEGVPNRRAIGAKLLLHTASGALSREMRASSGYLSSDPPRVHFGLGDPAAGGPSRLEVTWPDGAVSGIPAPQPGHLLRVTRLLPARSNGSQ; translated from the coding sequence TTGCCAAGGCTGTTGCGGAGGGCGCCGGCGGCGCGGCCCGGCTCCCTCGTCCTGGTGGCGCTGCTTCTGGCGGCGGCTGCACCGGCGCGCGCCGACGCTCCGGTCACGGTGGACAGCGTGCCGTTCGCCGCCGACACGCGGGAGTGCACCGGCAGCTTCGAGATGACGCCGCTGCCGCACTACACGCGCGGGCCGGACGAGTACGTCGGCTTCTTCGAGAGCAACGGCGCCGGGGTGGCGCTGGCGGACATGGACGGCGACGGCCTTACCGACATCGTGTTCGCCGGCCTGCACGGCCCCACCTCGCTGCTGTGGAACGAGGGCGGCCTGCTGTTCCGGCGCGGCGAGCTGACGGCGGAACACACCCGCGCCGTGAATGCCGTGGACGTGGACGGCGACGGCCTCCTGGACCTGGTGTTCACCCACTCCGGCGGCCTGCCGTCGTGGTGGCGCGCCACGCCCGCCGAAGACGCGGGGCGCCCTGCGTTCGTGCGCAAGGAGGACGAGGAGTTCCGCGCCTGGTTTCCGGCCTATTCGATCGCCTGGGCGGACCTCGACAGCGACGGCGACCTGGACCTGGTGGGAGCCTCCTACGACGCCGAGCTCGGCGCGCTGTCGGACGGCATGGTGGTAGGGGGCGGCGTGTTCTACTACGCCAACGACGGCAGCGGCCTGCTCACCTTCGAGCGTCTGGGCCGGCGCTCCCACGCGCTGGCGATTCGGCTCACCGACCTGGACGGCGACGGGCGCCGCGACATCCTGATCGGCAACGACTTCGCACCGCCGGACGACGTGTTCCTCAACACCCCGGACGGCTGGACCCGGGCCGAGCCGTTCAGCCGTACCCCCACCAACACCATGAGCTTCGCCGAGGGCGACGTGGACAACGACGGCACTCCCGAGCTGCTGGCCACCGACATGAAGCCGGTGGAGCGCAACGAGACGGTCGACGCGGCCTGGCGCCCGTTCTGGTCCGACACCGCCCAGTTGCAGCCCAACGACGGCGTGCAGGTTACCGCCAACGTGTTCTTCTCGCTCGCCGACAACGCCGCCGGCGAGCGCTTCGCCGACCGCGCCGAGGAGGTCGGCGTCGATGCCACCGGCTGGAGCTGGTCGGCGCAGTTCGGCGACCTGGACAACGACGGCTTCCTGGACCTGTACGTGGTCAACGGCATGATCGCCGCGGAGGTGTTCTCGCACCTGCCGGGCGACGCGCTGATCGAGGAGAACCAGGCGCTGCGCAACACCGGCGCGGGCCGCTTCGCCCCGGCGCCGGAGTGGGGCCTGAACGCCACCCAGAGCGGACGCGGCATGAGCTTCGCCGACCTGGACAACGACGGCGACCTGGACGTGGTAGTGAACAACCTGTCCGCGGTCTCGATGCTGTTCGAAAACCGCTTGTGCACGGGCGCCGCGCTGGAGGTCGAACTGCACTGGGAGGGCGTGCCGAACCGCCGCGCCATCGGCGCGAAGCTGCTGCTGCACACCGCCTCCGGCGCCCTGTCGCGCGAGATGCGCGCCAGCAGCGGCTACCTGTCGAGCGACCCCCCACGCGTGCACTTCGGTCTCGGCGATCCGGCCGCCGGCGGCCCGAGCCGACTGGAGGTGACCTGGCCGGACGGCGCGGTGTCAGGCATCCCGGCGCCGCAGCCCGGCCACCTGCTGCGGGTCACCCGGCTGCTGCCTGCACGCAGTAACGGCTCGCAGTAA
- a CDS encoding YceI family protein, which translates to MRRKFLVLFGLAVVLAAQPLFAAKFKVDHPHTNIGFSVKHMVVAKTTGTFNDFDASLELDPADMSSFKVMATIQTASVDTNNQQRDNHLRSADFLDAANHPTITFVSSELSTMDGKHVLHGDLTIRGVTHAVEIPIEIVGPVMAMGNTVVGFAGSLTINRHDYGVSWSRTLDNGGLVVAEEVAIEVNGEFIMESM; encoded by the coding sequence ATGCGCCGCAAGTTTCTTGTTCTGTTCGGGTTGGCCGTCGTTCTGGCCGCCCAGCCCCTGTTCGCCGCCAAGTTCAAGGTGGACCATCCCCACACCAACATCGGCTTCAGCGTCAAGCACATGGTGGTCGCGAAGACCACCGGCACGTTCAACGACTTTGATGCCAGCCTGGAGCTCGATCCCGCTGACATGTCGTCCTTCAAGGTGATGGCCACCATTCAGACGGCGAGCGTCGACACCAACAACCAACAGCGTGACAACCACCTGCGCAGCGCCGACTTCCTGGACGCGGCCAACCATCCCACCATCACCTTCGTGAGTTCGGAACTCAGCACGATGGACGGCAAGCACGTACTGCACGGCGACCTGACCATCCGCGGCGTCACCCACGCGGTCGAAATCCCGATCGAGATCGTCGGTCCGGTTATGGCCATGGGCAACACGGTCGTCGGCTTCGCCGGCAGCCTCACCATCAACCGTCATGACTACGGCGTGTCCTGGAGCCGGACGCTCGACAACGGCGGCCTGGTCGTGGCCGAAGAGGTAGCAATCGAGGTGAACGGCGAGTTCATCATGGAGAGCATGTAG
- a CDS encoding aldo/keto reductase, whose protein sequence is MEQITFGGTGLSATPVGFGGAPFALLGTPAAETDALLGALLDLGVGLLDTAACYGGGDSEEAIGRAIGGRRDEYALVSKCGHRVDDTDAEAWSPALIASSIDRSLRRMRTDRVDVMLLHSCELEVLERGEVFEALLRARDAGKIRCFGYSGDNEAATYAAGVPEVAAIETSISVADQCNIDGVLAVARERNLGVLAKRPIANAAWKQAEQQPGFYGDYASTYHGRLAAMGVTPADLGYDGEPAAAWPEIALRFTLAQPGLHSAIIGTTNPAHVKANIAAAGQGPLPEDQVAALRSAFAAAESAAGEAWTGQT, encoded by the coding sequence ATGGAACAGATCACTTTCGGCGGCACCGGCCTGAGCGCTACGCCGGTGGGGTTCGGGGGCGCGCCGTTCGCCCTGCTCGGCACTCCCGCCGCCGAAACCGACGCGCTGCTCGGTGCGCTGCTCGACCTGGGCGTCGGCCTGCTCGACACCGCCGCCTGCTACGGTGGCGGCGACTCGGAGGAAGCGATCGGGCGCGCCATCGGCGGGCGGCGGGACGAGTACGCGCTCGTGTCGAAGTGCGGCCACCGGGTGGACGACACCGACGCCGAGGCGTGGTCGCCGGCGCTGATCGCCTCCAGCATCGACCGCTCGCTGCGCCGGATGCGCACCGACCGCGTCGACGTAATGCTGCTGCACTCCTGTGAGCTGGAGGTCCTGGAGCGCGGCGAGGTGTTCGAAGCGCTGCTACGGGCGCGCGATGCCGGCAAAATCCGCTGTTTCGGCTACTCGGGCGACAACGAGGCGGCCACCTACGCCGCCGGCGTGCCCGAGGTGGCGGCGATCGAGACCTCGATCAGCGTCGCCGACCAGTGCAACATCGACGGTGTTCTTGCGGTGGCGCGGGAGCGCAACCTGGGCGTGCTCGCCAAGCGGCCCATCGCCAACGCCGCCTGGAAGCAAGCCGAGCAGCAGCCCGGCTTCTACGGCGACTACGCGAGCACCTACCACGGGCGCCTGGCAGCCATGGGGGTTACGCCCGCCGACCTGGGCTACGACGGCGAGCCGGCGGCGGCGTGGCCGGAAATCGCACTGCGTTTCACGCTCGCACAGCCGGGCCTGCACTCCGCCATCATCGGCACCACCAACCCGGCGCACGTCAAGGCCAACATCGCCGCCGCCGGGCAGGGACCGCTGCCGGAGGACCAGGTGGCCGCGCTGCGCAGTGCGTTCGCGGCCGCCGAGAGTGCTGCCGGCGAAGCGTGGACCGGGCAGACTTAG
- a CDS encoding Ldh family oxidoreductase, producing the protein MAPETRYSYETLHAFSIAVLTAAGAPDGHARTVADHLVDANLAGHDSHGAHRLMQYTDAIDQGGIDPQASPRTVSEGTTTAVLDATGVFGQVAGLAATELAIAKAGEHGTAVVGVRGANHVGRAGVYALKMAEAGLVGQVFCSGRGAGIVAPWGGTTPLLSTNPIAVAVPTAGDPILVDITTSVTAEGKVRVARYAGKELAPGQILDRDGNPSTRPDDLYNGGSMLPLGGLMGHKGYGLSVVVDLLGAMLTGGSAGGKRGGGFSNNLTLWAADPDALGGRETMEKLQSEYFAMLKSSRRQPGVEEILLPGEPELRTSADRRRDGLPLDAGTVSGLDQLAIRLGLTPLSSQTLKERVR; encoded by the coding sequence ATGGCACCAGAGACTCGCTACAGCTACGAAACGTTGCACGCGTTTTCCATCGCCGTCCTGACCGCCGCGGGCGCGCCCGATGGCCATGCCAGGACGGTCGCCGACCACCTGGTCGACGCCAACCTGGCCGGCCACGACTCGCACGGCGCGCACCGCCTGATGCAGTACACCGACGCCATCGATCAGGGCGGCATCGACCCGCAGGCGTCGCCGCGCACCGTGAGCGAGGGCACCACAACCGCCGTGCTCGACGCCACCGGCGTGTTCGGCCAGGTGGCCGGCCTCGCCGCCACCGAGCTCGCCATCGCCAAGGCGGGCGAGCACGGCACCGCCGTGGTGGGAGTGCGCGGCGCCAACCACGTCGGCCGCGCCGGCGTGTACGCGCTGAAGATGGCGGAGGCGGGGCTGGTCGGGCAGGTGTTCTGCAGCGGACGCGGCGCCGGCATCGTGGCGCCATGGGGCGGCACCACGCCGCTGTTGTCCACCAACCCGATCGCCGTGGCCGTGCCGACCGCCGGCGACCCCATCCTGGTCGACATCACCACCAGCGTCACCGCCGAGGGCAAAGTGCGGGTGGCGCGCTACGCCGGCAAGGAGCTGGCGCCCGGACAGATCCTGGACCGCGACGGCAACCCGTCGACCAGGCCCGACGACCTGTACAACGGCGGCTCGATGCTGCCGCTCGGCGGCCTCATGGGCCACAAGGGCTACGGCCTGTCGGTGGTGGTGGATCTGCTCGGCGCCATGCTCACCGGCGGCAGCGCCGGCGGCAAGCGCGGTGGCGGCTTCTCCAACAATCTCACCCTGTGGGCCGCGGACCCGGACGCGCTTGGCGGCCGGGAGACAATGGAGAAGTTGCAGAGCGAATACTTCGCGATGCTCAAGTCATCCCGCCGCCAGCCGGGGGTGGAGGAGATCCTGCTGCCGGGCGAACCGGAGCTGCGTACCTCCGCCGACCGCCGGCGCGACGGCCTGCCGCTGGACGCCGGCACCGTATCCGGGCTCGACCAACTCGCCATCCGTCTCGGACTGACGCCACTCAGCAGCCAGACGCTGAAAGAGAGGGTAAGATAG
- a CDS encoding winged helix DNA-binding domain-containing protein yields the protein MPARSAEQVSADLAGLHSSDPVTVYLSARARVRGFRVAHLEAALYEARDLVRVLGMRRTMFVLPRDLAAVADAACTRALAPAERRRLLRLLGDQEIAADPEAWLRGVQERTLAALAARGEATAKELTADVPELAEKLSFGAGRSWAGTVGVSTRVLFLLASEGLIVRARPRGTWISSQYRWASTAHWLGAGFPDLDPAAARARLLHRWLNACGPVTMTDVTWWSGWTMRRAKEALAGCGAEPVELDGGPGFVAAGDHEPVAPGASWVALLPGLDPTVMGWKERGWYLGGHAERLFDRNGNAGPTVWLDGRVVGGWAQRRDGRVVFELLEPVAPSVRDRIADEAARLEEWLAGTVVTPRFRTPLERRLASG from the coding sequence GTGCCGGCGCGCAGCGCGGAGCAGGTCAGCGCCGACCTGGCCGGGCTGCACTCCAGCGACCCCGTTACCGTGTACCTGTCGGCGCGCGCTCGGGTGCGCGGGTTTCGCGTGGCGCACCTGGAGGCCGCGCTGTACGAGGCGCGCGACCTGGTGCGGGTGCTGGGCATGCGGCGCACCATGTTCGTGCTGCCGCGCGACTTGGCCGCGGTGGCAGACGCCGCCTGCACGCGTGCCCTGGCCCCGGCCGAGCGGCGCCGCCTGCTGCGCCTGCTGGGAGACCAGGAGATAGCCGCCGATCCCGAGGCGTGGCTGCGGGGCGTGCAGGAACGCACGCTCGCGGCACTCGCGGCGCGCGGCGAGGCCACCGCCAAGGAGCTGACCGCCGACGTGCCGGAGCTGGCCGAGAAGCTGAGCTTCGGCGCCGGGCGTTCGTGGGCCGGCACGGTGGGCGTCTCCACCCGCGTGCTGTTCCTGCTCGCGAGCGAGGGGCTCATCGTGCGCGCGCGCCCGCGCGGGACCTGGATCTCCAGCCAGTACCGCTGGGCGTCGACCGCGCATTGGCTGGGTGCCGGGTTCCCGGATCTCGACCCGGCCGCGGCACGCGCGCGGCTCCTGCACCGCTGGCTGAACGCCTGCGGCCCGGTGACCATGACCGACGTCACCTGGTGGAGCGGTTGGACGATGCGCCGGGCCAAGGAGGCGCTGGCCGGCTGCGGAGCGGAGCCGGTGGAGCTGGACGGAGGTCCCGGCTTCGTGGCCGCCGGCGACCACGAGCCGGTGGCGCCGGGTGCGAGCTGGGTGGCGCTGCTGCCGGGGCTCGACCCCACGGTGATGGGCTGGAAGGAGCGCGGCTGGTACCTCGGCGGCCACGCAGAGCGGCTGTTCGACCGCAACGGCAACGCGGGCCCGACGGTGTGGCTGGACGGGCGGGTGGTCGGCGGCTGGGCGCAGCGGCGCGACGGCCGCGTGGTGTTCGAACTGCTGGAACCGGTGGCCCCATCGGTGCGCGACCGGATCGCGGACGAAGCCGCGCGCCTCGAGGAGTGGTTGGCCGGCACGGTGGTCACGCCGCGCTTCCGCACGCCGCTCGAGCGGCGCCTGGCGTCCGGCTGA
- a CDS encoding NAD(P)/FAD-dependent oxidoreductase, protein MSADREAIGAALEHANVPALLVTLVHLTGDLALLGGPLRPRPVWGDPQMGLTAEQQAEVRSRALPVVDALGDEGAAPRFRPTPAQVHDMASFLVGQSVGDDYLEFLLREVGLEPHPTGAEGFESIAPERRAGFHVVIVGAGMSGILAAHRMGQAGLSYTVIEKNPDVGGTWLENTYPGCRVDTPNHSYSYSFAPRDWPQFFSSQPVLLDYFQDCADRLGIRNRIRFSTEVERLVFDEQEQVWAVHTRAVDSGTTGTLRANAVISAVGQLNRPRLPDIPHRDAFRGPSFHTARWDHGAALAGKRIAVIGTGASAFQAVPRIAPAAAEVFLFQRSPPWVNPRPDYHRDVPEGKHWLLNHVPHYARWYRLLQFWMSSEGALEYIYADDGWDEPGSIGKANRKLRRALERHARKHLGEHPELLAKCIPDYPPGGKRMLYDDGTWFATLKRRNVHLVTDPIAHMSEHGPVTAAGDRFDVDTVIYATGFRTTDMLYPMQVIGRGGADLRASWQGSPRAYRGVTMPGFPNLFCLYGPNTNVVVNTSIIILSECEVDYILSCLRMLLDSGSGSLECRQEVHDAYNEWIDAGNARTAWGAAGVRSWYRNKDGRVSQNWPFRLLDFWKQTRTADAADYLFR, encoded by the coding sequence ATGAGCGCTGACCGCGAGGCCATCGGCGCCGCGCTCGAACATGCCAACGTTCCCGCACTGCTGGTTACGCTGGTGCACCTGACCGGCGATCTGGCCCTGCTTGGCGGCCCGTTGCGCCCGCGACCGGTGTGGGGAGATCCGCAGATGGGCCTTACCGCCGAGCAGCAGGCCGAGGTGCGGTCGCGTGCCCTGCCGGTGGTCGACGCGCTCGGCGATGAGGGTGCGGCGCCGCGCTTCCGTCCGACACCGGCGCAGGTACACGACATGGCGAGCTTTCTGGTCGGGCAGTCGGTCGGCGACGACTACCTGGAGTTCCTGCTGCGCGAGGTGGGTCTCGAACCGCACCCGACCGGCGCGGAAGGGTTCGAGTCGATAGCACCGGAGAGGCGTGCGGGATTCCACGTGGTGATCGTCGGCGCCGGCATGTCGGGGATTCTCGCCGCGCACCGCATGGGGCAGGCGGGGCTCTCCTACACGGTGATCGAGAAGAATCCCGACGTCGGCGGCACCTGGCTGGAGAACACCTATCCCGGCTGCCGGGTGGACACCCCGAACCACTCTTACTCCTACTCGTTCGCGCCGCGCGACTGGCCGCAGTTCTTCTCGTCCCAGCCGGTGCTGCTCGACTACTTCCAGGATTGCGCGGACAGGCTCGGCATACGCAATCGCATCCGCTTCTCGACCGAGGTGGAGCGGCTGGTGTTCGACGAGCAGGAACAGGTGTGGGCTGTCCACACCCGCGCCGTGGACAGTGGGACCACGGGCACGCTGCGGGCCAACGCGGTGATCAGCGCCGTCGGCCAGCTCAACCGGCCCCGTTTGCCGGACATACCGCACCGTGACGCCTTTCGCGGTCCGTCATTCCACACCGCGCGCTGGGACCACGGTGCGGCACTGGCCGGCAAGCGCATCGCAGTGATCGGCACCGGCGCATCGGCATTTCAGGCGGTGCCGCGCATCGCACCCGCCGCCGCCGAGGTGTTCCTGTTCCAGCGCAGCCCGCCGTGGGTCAACCCGCGCCCCGACTACCACCGCGACGTGCCGGAGGGCAAGCACTGGCTGCTCAACCACGTGCCGCACTATGCGAGGTGGTACCGGCTGCTGCAGTTCTGGATGTCGTCCGAGGGCGCCCTCGAATACATCTACGCCGACGACGGCTGGGACGAACCGGGCAGCATCGGCAAGGCCAACCGCAAGCTGCGGCGGGCGTTGGAGCGGCACGCCCGAAAGCACCTCGGCGAGCATCCGGAGCTGCTGGCCAAGTGCATCCCCGACTACCCGCCGGGCGGCAAGCGGATGCTGTACGACGACGGCACCTGGTTCGCTACCCTGAAGCGGCGCAACGTGCACCTGGTTACCGACCCGATCGCCCACATGAGCGAACACGGGCCGGTGACCGCCGCCGGCGACCGCTTCGACGTGGATACCGTGATCTATGCCACCGGCTTTCGCACCACCGACATGCTGTACCCGATGCAGGTGATCGGGCGCGGCGGCGCCGACCTGCGCGCATCGTGGCAGGGCAGCCCGCGTGCTTACCGCGGCGTCACCATGCCCGGATTCCCCAACCTGTTCTGCCTGTACGGCCCCAACACCAACGTGGTGGTGAACACCAGCATCATCATCCTGTCGGAGTGCGAGGTGGACTACATCCTCAGTTGCCTGCGGATGTTGCTGGACAGTGGCAGCGGCAGCCTGGAGTGCCGACAGGAGGTGCACGACGCCTACAACGAGTGGATCGACGCCGGCAACGCGCGCACCGCCTGGGGAGCGGCGGGCGTGCGGAGCTGGTACCGGAACAAGGATGGGCGGGTCAGCCAGAACTGGCCGTTCCGCCTGCTCGACTTCTGGAAGCAGACCCGCACCGCCGACGCCGCGGACTACCTGTTCAGGTGA
- a CDS encoding M23 family metallopeptidase, giving the protein MRVNGAAIPISLGHFASRSQGNPAGDVVSMVNREGLRIGADITRNYMSGSKYSLSMVNLRKDARIYAGPADEPLAGPGSYRFPVPDYEWNFGENWLNPVPYGWHLGVDLDGDQGHPLAAVTGGTVVAVRHFDAAHQEEDYWGNGLALLGDDRRIYIYMHWDSLAEGVSEGSRVQAGAEVGRMGRSGFASKPFPTHLHFEILILRHPERFRFAFELDPDVLPTPNRVLPPETEGCAVNPYPYLVEWYLST; this is encoded by the coding sequence GTGCGGGTCAACGGCGCGGCAATCCCGATCTCGCTGGGACACTTTGCCAGCAGATCGCAGGGCAATCCGGCGGGCGACGTGGTCAGCATGGTCAACCGGGAGGGGCTTCGCATCGGCGCCGACATCACCCGAAACTATATGAGTGGGAGCAAGTACTCGCTCAGCATGGTGAACCTCCGGAAGGATGCCCGCATCTACGCGGGACCTGCCGATGAGCCGCTCGCTGGTCCCGGCAGCTATCGTTTTCCGGTGCCCGATTACGAATGGAACTTCGGCGAGAACTGGCTCAATCCGGTACCCTATGGCTGGCATCTGGGGGTTGACTTGGACGGCGATCAGGGTCACCCGCTGGCAGCCGTAACCGGCGGCACCGTTGTTGCGGTCCGGCACTTCGACGCCGCGCATCAGGAAGAAGACTACTGGGGCAACGGCCTGGCTCTGCTCGGCGATGACCGCCGGATCTATATCTACATGCACTGGGACAGCTTGGCCGAAGGAGTGTCGGAGGGCAGCCGCGTCCAAGCTGGCGCCGAAGTTGGCCGGATGGGACGGTCCGGGTTTGCGTCGAAACCGTTTCCCACCCATCTTCATTTCGAAATCCTGATTCTCCGTCACCCGGAGAGGTTCCGCTTTGCGTTTGAGCTCGATCCTGATGTTCTGCCCACGCCGAACCGCGTGTTGCCGCCGGAAACAGAGGGATGCGCCGTAAATCCGTACCCCTACCTGGTAGAGTGGTACCTGAGCACATAG
- a CDS encoding phytanoyl-CoA dioxygenase family protein, whose amino-acid sequence MASPPTMFAADEAQQTYAASYASDGYLLVRGLLDPERDLATLKKSYTSLIDAMGYVYLSETLPDALRDYASQPFPHRFATMLGASGGLGLHHLDPVLNIFVNHFRYRRDLPSSQIPELFACIRHSRVLDVLEALLGPEVLASPIYHLNVKLAQRHLEEVEAVAKASGQDNPTLEKFYNFQVGATHWHMDAVSGLSDSHHSRIANAWIPLTEATPDNGCLMVVPGSHTGEVGDPENAGDVAEDAVTLPMRPGDVLFLDNKVLHSSTPNTSDGDYRWAFNFRYVQAGQSAGRPFLPGFVARSRSAPDSELHNPFVWSTMWDRALTYRVEHGAPYSYGALRDGEVSEDQARAITDHWRRRAPDPRGWLRLEQADDAPLPAVSW is encoded by the coding sequence ATGGCCAGCCCACCGACCATGTTCGCCGCCGATGAGGCACAACAGACCTACGCCGCCAGCTACGCGTCGGACGGGTATCTCCTGGTCCGCGGCCTGCTCGACCCCGAGCGCGACCTCGCAACGCTCAAGAAGTCCTATACCAGCCTGATCGACGCGATGGGCTACGTCTACCTGTCCGAGACCCTCCCCGACGCGTTGCGCGACTACGCCTCACAGCCGTTTCCGCACCGCTTCGCCACCATGCTCGGCGCCAGCGGTGGCCTCGGCCTGCACCACCTCGACCCGGTGCTGAACATCTTCGTGAACCACTTCCGGTACCGCCGCGACCTGCCGAGTTCGCAGATTCCCGAGCTGTTCGCCTGCATCCGCCACAGCCGGGTGCTCGACGTGCTCGAAGCGTTGCTCGGGCCGGAGGTCCTCGCATCGCCGATCTACCACCTCAACGTGAAACTGGCGCAGCGCCATCTCGAGGAGGTGGAAGCGGTGGCCAAGGCAAGCGGGCAGGACAATCCCACCCTGGAGAAGTTCTACAACTTCCAGGTGGGCGCGACCCACTGGCACATGGACGCCGTCTCCGGCCTGTCCGACTCCCACCACAGCCGCATCGCGAATGCATGGATCCCGCTTACCGAGGCGACACCCGACAACGGCTGCCTGATGGTCGTGCCCGGCAGCCACACCGGCGAAGTGGGCGACCCCGAGAACGCGGGTGACGTAGCGGAGGACGCGGTAACGCTGCCGATGCGGCCGGGCGACGTGCTGTTCCTGGACAACAAGGTGCTGCACAGTTCGACGCCCAATACCAGCGACGGCGACTACCGCTGGGCGTTCAACTTCCGCTACGTACAGGCCGGGCAGTCGGCCGGGCGTCCTTTTCTACCCGGCTTCGTGGCGCGCAGCCGGTCCGCGCCCGACAGCGAACTGCACAATCCGTTCGTGTGGAGCACGATGTGGGATCGTGCCCTGACCTACCGCGTGGAGCACGGCGCGCCCTACTCATACGGCGCGCTGCGCGACGGAGAGGTCAGCGAGGACCAGGCGCGGGCGATCACCGATCACTGGCGCCGCCGCGCGCCCGATCCACGCGGCTGGCTGCGCCTGGAGCAGGCCGACGACGCCCCGCTGCCGGCCGTGAGCTGGTAG